The following coding sequences are from one Venturia canescens isolate UGA chromosome 5, ASM1945775v1, whole genome shotgun sequence window:
- the LOC122411181 gene encoding glutamate synthase [NADH] isoform X4 — protein MAERLNHGNGEARLLSLGSMRDGAVGRSSTFNVHRRSLRRCYTRQSRLKPGRMLLVDTEDKQIIQDVELKLKIARSRPHSKWLKEQITMDDLRKAHVAKGGINEPVENGTVIAKKNGLNNEDEFINRKWVGDKRLSLFSYTLETINMLLVPMLQTKKEALGSMGNDAPLACLSQFQPLIYDYFKQLFAQVTNPPIDPFREKIVMSLLCPIGPESNILEPNELQVHRLFLPHPIVSLRDLEVIKQTSYRGWKTKVIDITYPVSEGPSGLVKALNRVDNEANKAAREGYQILVLSDRQAGAERVPVSTMLALGSVHHFLIEERQRMKVGLIAETGEAREVHHMCVLLGYGADAICPYLVFEMARNLREEGVLDQSFNDEIMYKNYSEAMERGIAKVMAKMGISTLQSYKGAQIFEAVGLADEVVDKCFKGTHSRIGGVTLDILGNEAFERHQLTYYDKSPDMLVLRNPGSFHWRSGGEKHINDPISISNLQESVTSKNLRAYENYRKSTMEAVQNCTLRGQLELVKSKESVPINEVEAAEEIVKRFVTGAMSFGSISLEAHTTLAIAMNRIGGKSNTGEGGENADRYLNQDPEFNKRSAIKQVASGRFGVTSSYLANADDLQIKMAQGAKPGEGGELPGYKVTADIAATRHSVAGVGLISPPPHHDIYSIEDLAELIYDLKCANPNARISVKLVSEVGVGVVAAGVAKGKAEHVVISGHDGGTGASSWTGIKAAGLPWELGVAETHQILTLNNLRSRMVVQADGQLRTGFDIIVAALLGADEFGFSTAPLIAMGCTMMRKCHLNTCPVGIATQDPVLRKKFEGSPEHVINFFFMLAEEVRSHMASLGIRKFQDLIGRTDLLKVRDDIKIEKARMLNLSNILRSALELRPGVNIKGGSVKQDFQLENRLDNKLIEEANKILNGEKKSIDIEMTINNECRAFASTLSYHISKAYGEAGLPEHSINIRMKGSAGQSFCAFLTKGVHVTLEGDANDYVGKGLCGGEIVIYPPKESEFCSEANVIVGNVCLYGATSGKAYFRGIAAERFSVRNSGAIVVVEGVGDHGCEYMTGGCAVILGLTGRNFAAGMSGGIAYVLDVDGSFKSKCNPEMVELLPLNKDEDIAYVKTLLEEFIEKTGSLIAQDLLLTWPEPTTRFVKVFPYEYQRALQQLAEAKQVAEPVINGNSKNSEAEVKDIEDSIQDGDMEQRKLDKIKGFMKYKRQTMVYRPAEKRLNDWEEIYDFKGVRKGLKVQAARCMECGVPFCQSSHGCPLGNIIPKWNDLVFHSNWKEALNQLLQTNNFPEFTGRVCPAPCEGACVLGISEPAVTIKNIECAIIDHAFEQGWIVPRPPTSRTDRRVAVVGGGPAGLAAAHQLNKAGHSVTVFERNDRIGGLLQYGIPTMKLSKQVVQRRVSLLAAEGIIFKTGVDVGKDITTTQLKEQFDAVLLCTGATWPRDLPIPGRNLEGIHFAVSFLEHWQKKQMGNEAPLNMKLMAQDKDVIIIGGGDTGCDCIATSLRQGAKTITTFEILPEPPIKRASDNPWPQFPRVFKVDYGHEEVALKFGRDPRQFSTLSKEFLDDGKGHVSGIRTVTVEWTKDEAGRWKMDEVAGSEKIYKADLVLLAMGFLGPEKYIATELDTKLDARGNYETPEGKYATSLPGVYAAGDCRRGQSLVVWAITEGRQAAREIDHDFTKNSRLPGPGGVITTVVA, from the exons ATGGCAGAACGACTTAACCATGGCAACGGAGAAGCGAGACTTTTATCACTGGGCAGCATGCGCGATGGAGCCGTGGGACGGTCCAGCACTTTTAACGTTCACCGACGGTCGTTACGTCGGTGCTATACTCGacag AGTCGCTTGAAGCCCGGAAGAATGCTGCTCGTTGACACCGAGGACAAACAAATAATACAGGATGTCGAGCTTAAACTCAAGATTGCCAGGAGCCGTCCTCACTCGAAATGGCTCAAAGAACAG ATCACTATGGATGACTTACGAAAAGCTCACGTGGCTAAAGGAGGCATTAACGAGCCTGTCGAAAACGGCACAGTAATCGCAAAGAAAAACGGACTGAACAACGAAGACGAATTCATCAACCGCAAATGGGTGGGCGACAAAAGACTCTCTTTGTTTTCTTACACTCTCGAGACCATCAACATGCTTCTAGTCCCCATGCTTCAAACAAA GAAAGAAGCTCTTGGATCCATGGGAAACGATGCACCTTTGGCCTGCCTGTCGCAGTTTCAACCATTGATTTATGACTACTTTAAGCAGCTCTTTGCCCAG GTAACGAATCCACCGATCGACCCGTTCAGAGAAAAGATCGTGATGTCGTTGCTCTGCCCGATTGGACCGGAGAGCAATATTCTAGAACCGAACGAGCTTCAAGTGCATCGATTGTTCCTTCCACACCCGATAGTATCCCTCAGAGATCTCGAAGTCATCAAGCAAACGAGCTACAGAGGCTGGAAAACGAAAGTCATCGATATTACGTATCCAGTGTCTGAAGGGCCATCGGGATTGGTGAAAGCCTTGAACCGCGTCGATAACGAAGCCAATAAAGCAGCCAGAGAAGGCTATCAAATTTTGGTTCTATCCGATCGTCAAGCCGGAGCTGAAAG GGTTCCTGTAAGCACCATGCTCGCTCTTGGCTCGGTCCATCATTTCCTCATCGAAGAACGTCAGCGTATGAAAGTCGGCTTAATTGCCGAAACTGGTGAAGCTCGAGAAGTTCATCACATGTGCGTTCTTCTGGGTTACGGCGCAGATGCCATTTGTCCTTATCTCGTTTTCGAGATGGCGAGGAATCTCCGGGAAGAGGGGGTCTTGGACCAATCGTTCAATGATGAGATTATGTACAAG aATTATAGTGAAGCCATGGAACGTGGTATTGCAAAAGTTATGGCGAAGATGGGCATATCCACCCTCCAATCTTACAAAGGAGCCCAAATCTTCGAAGCTGTTGGCCTTGCTGATGAGGTTGTCGATAAATGTTTCAAG GGAACGCATTCGCGAATCGGTGGAGTGACCCTTGATATTCTTGGAAATGAGGCATTCGAACGTCACCAATTGACGTATTACGACAAATCTCCTGATATGCTGGTACTAAGGAATCCTGGCAGTTTCCATTGGCGATCCGGCGGTGAAAAACACATCAACGATCCTATAAGCATCTCGAACTTGCAG GAGTCTGTTACATCGAAGAACTTGCGAGCATATGAGAACTATCGAAAATCAACGATGGAAGCAGTTCAGAATTGTACACTCCGTGGACAGTTGGAGCTCGTAAAATCGAAGGAATCTGTGCCAATAAATGAGGTAGAGGCAGCAGAGGAAATAGTGAAACGGTTCGTAACCGGTGCAATGAGCTTTGGAAGTATTTCATTGGAGGCTCACACGACACTAGCGATTGCGATGAATCGTATAGGAGGAAAGTCGAACACAGGAGAGGGTGGTGAAAACGCGGACAGATATTTGAATCAGGATCCTGAATTCAACAAGCGTTCAGCGATAAAGCAAGTGGCGAGTGGAAGATTCGGTGTGACATCGAGTTATTTGGCGAACGCGGATGatcttcaaataaaaatggcaCAGGGCGCAAAGCCGGGCGAGGGTGGTGAATTACCCGGCTATAAAGTAACCGCAGATATCGCGGCAACCAGGCATTCCGTTGCGGGCGTTGGTCTCATATCGCCACCTCCCCATCACGACATTTACTCGATCGAAGATCTCGCCGAATTGATATACGATCTGAAATGCGCCAATCCGAATGCTCGTATTTCCGTTAAGCTCGTATCCGAAGTCGGTGTCGGGGTCGTAGCCGCCGGAGTTGCCAAGGGTAAGGCAGAGCACGTTGTCATATCCGGTCATGATGGTGGAACAGGTGCGAGCAGTTGGACGGGAATCAAAGCGGCCGGATTACCGTGGGAGTTGGGCGTTGCTGAGACTCATCAAATTCTCACGTTGAACAATCTACGTTCGCGAATGGTTGTCCAGGCCGATGGACAGTTGCGAACGGGTTTCGATATCATAGTTGCGGCCCTTCTGGGTGCGGATGAATTTGGTTTCAGTACAGCCCCTCTAATCGCGATGGGCTGCACGATGATGCGAAAATGTCATTTGAACACTTGTCCCGTCGGTATAGCCACTCAAGATCCTGTATTACGGAAGAAATTTGAAGGAAGCCCAGAACACgtgataaacttttttttcatgctcgcCGAAGAAGTACGCTCTCACATGGCGAGCCTCGGGAtacgaaaattccaagatcTGATCGGTCGCACGGACCTGTTGAAGGTTCGCGATGATATTAAAATCGAGAAAGCTCGAATGTTGAATCTCTCTAATATCCTTAGAAGCGCGCTCGAACTTCGTCCTGGTGTCAACATCAAGGGTGGTTCGGTGaaacaagattttcaattgGAAAATCGTTTGGATAACAAACTCATTGAAGAGGCTAACAAAATACTGAACGGAGAAAAGAAGAGTATTGACATCGAAATGACGATCAACAACGAGTGCCGAGCGTTCGCTTCGACTCTGAGTTATCACATTTCGAAAGCTTACGGCGAGGCTGGTCTGCCGGAACACAGTATTAATATAAGAATGAAGGGATCTGCTGGACAGAGCTTCTGCGCTTTCCTCACGAAGGGCGTACACGTGACCCTTGAGGGTGATGCCAATGATTACGTAGGCAAGGGACTTTGTGGCGGTGAGATTGTCATTTATCCGCCCAAAGAATCAGAATTTTGTTCCGAGGCTAACGTTATCGTGGGTAATGTTTGTTTGTATGGCGCGACTTCCGGTAAAGCGTATTTCCGAGGTATCGCCGCCGAGAGATTCAGCGTTCGTAACAGCGGTGCCATCGTCGTTGTCGAAGGTGTCGGTGATCACGGTTGCGAATATATGACCGGCGGTTGTGCCGTTATCCTTGGCTTGACGGGTCGAAATTTCGCGGCTGGTATGTCAGGCGGTATCGCTTACGTCCTCGACGTTGATGGTTCCTTCAAGAGCAAATGTAATCCCGAAATGGTCGAATTGTTGCCTCTGAACAAGGATGAGGATATTGCTTACGTGAAAACTCTTTTGGAAgaattcatcgaaaaaacTGGTTCGCTCATAGCCCAGGATTTATTGCTTACTTGGCCGGAGCCTACTACTCGTTTCGTTAAAGTATTTCCGTACGAGTATCAGAGAGCCTTGCAGCAATTGGCCGAAGCTAAACAAGTTGCGGAACCGGTCATAAACGGAAATTCTAAAAATTCCGAGGCCGAGGTAAAGGACATTGAAGATTCGATACAGGACGGTGATATGGAGCAACGGAAACTTGATAAAATCAAAGGATTCATGAAGTATAAGAGACAAACGATGGTCTATAGACCGGCGGAAAAACGTCTCAACGATTGGGAAGAAATTTACGACTTCAAGGGCGTGAGAAAGGGATTGAAAGTTCAGGCCGCTAGATGCATGGAATGCGGCGTACCATTTTGTCAGAGCAGTCACGGTTGTCCCCTGGGCAATATTATTCCCAAGTGGAACGATCTTGTGTTTCATTCCAACTGGAAAGAAGCTCTCAATCAATTACTACAGACGAACAATTTCCCCGAGTTCACCGGACGAGTTTGTCCCGCACCTTGCGAAGGTGCTTGCGTTCTTGGAATATCCGAGCCAGCCGTTACGataaaaaacatcgaatgcGCCATCATAGATCACGCCTTCGAGCAAGGCTGGATTGTTCCTCGTCCACCGACCTCGAGAACCGATCGGCGCGTCGCAGTCGTAGGTGGTGGCCCGGCTGGCCTCGCCGCTGCTCATCAACTAAACAAAGCCGGCCACTCGGTTACCGTTTTTGAAAGAAACGATCGTATCGGTGGCCTTCTTCAATATGGCATTCCAACAATGAAACTTTCGAAACAAGTTGTACAGAGGCGAGTCTCTCTCCTTGCCGCCGaaggaattattttcaaaaccgGCGTAGATGTTGGCAAGGACATAACGACTACTCAATTGAAAGAACAATTCGATGCCGTACTCTTGTGCACCGGAGCTACCTGGCCGCGTGATTTACCCATTCCTGGCCGTAATCTCGAGGGTATTCATTTCGCTGTGAGCTTCCTCGAACACTGGCAGAAAAAACAGATGGGCAACGAGGCGCCGTTGAACATGAAACTCATGGCGCAGGACAAAGATGTCATCATCATCGGTGGTGGCGATACTGGCTGTGACTGCATTGCAACCTCCCTCAGACAAGGTGCTAAGACCATCACTACTTTTGAGATTCTTCCCGAACCGCCGATTAAACGCGCGTCTGACAACCCTTGGCCTCAATTCCCAAGGGTTTTCAAAGTCGATTACGGTCACGAAGAGGTTGCACTCAAATTTGGACGTGATCCACGACAATTCAGCACTCTCAGCAAG GAATTCTTGGACGATGGAAAAGGTCATGTCAGCGGCATAAGAACAGTCACGGTGGAGTGGACGAAGGACGAAGCTGGGCGATGGAAAATGGACGAAGTCGCAGGATCCGAGAAGATTTACAAAGCTGATCTCGTTTTGTTGGCCATGGGATTTTTGGGACCCGAAAAATACATTGCAACAGAGCTTGATACGAAACTGGATGCCCGCGGAAATTACGAAACCCCGGAGGGAAAATATGCCACCAGCTTGCCCGGGGTATACGCTGCTGGAG ACTGCAGAAGAGGCCAGTCGCTCGTCGTCTGGGCAATAACGGAAGGTAGACAGGCTGCTCGTGAGATAGATCATGATTTCACGAAAAACAGTCGTTTGCCAGGACCCGGGGGTGTGATAACAACGGTTGTGgcgtaa
- the LOC122411181 gene encoding glutamate synthase [NADH] isoform X3, with the protein MAERLNHGNGEARLLSLGSMRDGAVGRSSTFNVHRRSLRRCYTRQSRLKPGRMLLVDTEDKQIIQDVELKLKIARSRPHSKWLKEQMITMDDLRKAHVAKGGINEPVENGTVIAKKNGLNNEDEFINRKWVGDKRLSLFSYTLETINMLLVPMLQTKKEALGSMGNDAPLACLSQFQPLIYDYFKQLFAQVTNPPIDPFREKIVMSLLCPIGPESNILEPNELQVHRLFLPHPIVSLRDLEVIKQTSYRGWKTKVIDITYPVSEGPSGLVKALNRVDNEANKAAREGYQILVLSDRQAGAERVPVSTMLALGSVHHFLIEERQRMKVGLIAETGEAREVHHMCVLLGYGADAICPYLVFEMARNLREEGVLDQSFNDEIMYKNYSEAMERGIAKVMAKMGISTLQSYKGAQIFEAVGLADEVVDKCFKGTHSRIGGVTLDILGNEAFERHQLTYYDKSPDMLVLRNPGSFHWRSGGEKHINDPISISNLQESVTSKNLRAYENYRKSTMEAVQNCTLRGQLELVKSKESVPINEVEAAEEIVKRFVTGAMSFGSISLEAHTTLAIAMNRIGGKSNTGEGGENADRYLNQDPEFNKRSAIKQVASGRFGVTSSYLANADDLQIKMAQGAKPGEGGELPGYKVTADIAATRHSVAGVGLISPPPHHDIYSIEDLAELIYDLKCANPNARISVKLVSEVGVGVVAAGVAKGKAEHVVISGHDGGTGASSWTGIKAAGLPWELGVAETHQILTLNNLRSRMVVQADGQLRTGFDIIVAALLGADEFGFSTAPLIAMGCTMMRKCHLNTCPVGIATQDPVLRKKFEGSPEHVINFFFMLAEEVRSHMASLGIRKFQDLIGRTDLLKVRDDIKIEKARMLNLSNILRSALELRPGVNIKGGSVKQDFQLENRLDNKLIEEANKILNGEKKSIDIEMTINNECRAFASTLSYHISKAYGEAGLPEHSINIRMKGSAGQSFCAFLTKGVHVTLEGDANDYVGKGLCGGEIVIYPPKESEFCSEANVIVGNVCLYGATSGKAYFRGIAAERFSVRNSGAIVVVEGVGDHGCEYMTGGCAVILGLTGRNFAAGMSGGIAYVLDVDGSFKSKCNPEMVELLPLNKDEDIAYVKTLLEEFIEKTGSLIAQDLLLTWPEPTTRFVKVFPYEYQRALQQLAEAKQVAEPVINGNSKNSEAEVKDIEDSIQDGDMEQRKLDKIKGFMKYKRQTMVYRPAEKRLNDWEEIYDFKGVRKGLKVQAARCMECGVPFCQSSHGCPLGNIIPKWNDLVFHSNWKEALNQLLQTNNFPEFTGRVCPAPCEGACVLGISEPAVTIKNIECAIIDHAFEQGWIVPRPPTSRTDRRVAVVGGGPAGLAAAHQLNKAGHSVTVFERNDRIGGLLQYGIPTMKLSKQVVQRRVSLLAAEGIIFKTGVDVGKDITTTQLKEQFDAVLLCTGATWPRDLPIPGRNLEGIHFAVSFLEHWQKKQMGNEAPLNMKLMAQDKDVIIIGGGDTGCDCIATSLRQGAKTITTFEILPEPPIKRASDNPWPQFPRVFKVDYGHEEVALKFGRDPRQFSTLSKEFLDDGKGHVSGIRTVTVEWTKDEAGRWKMDEVAGSEKIYKADLVLLAMGFLGPEKYIATELDTKLDARGNYETPEGKYATSLPGVYAAGDCRRGQSLVVWAITEGRQAAREIDHDFTKNSRLPGPGGVITTVVA; encoded by the exons ATGGCAGAACGACTTAACCATGGCAACGGAGAAGCGAGACTTTTATCACTGGGCAGCATGCGCGATGGAGCCGTGGGACGGTCCAGCACTTTTAACGTTCACCGACGGTCGTTACGTCGGTGCTATACTCGacag AGTCGCTTGAAGCCCGGAAGAATGCTGCTCGTTGACACCGAGGACAAACAAATAATACAGGATGTCGAGCTTAAACTCAAGATTGCCAGGAGCCGTCCTCACTCGAAATGGCTCAAAGAACAG ATG ATCACTATGGATGACTTACGAAAAGCTCACGTGGCTAAAGGAGGCATTAACGAGCCTGTCGAAAACGGCACAGTAATCGCAAAGAAAAACGGACTGAACAACGAAGACGAATTCATCAACCGCAAATGGGTGGGCGACAAAAGACTCTCTTTGTTTTCTTACACTCTCGAGACCATCAACATGCTTCTAGTCCCCATGCTTCAAACAAA GAAAGAAGCTCTTGGATCCATGGGAAACGATGCACCTTTGGCCTGCCTGTCGCAGTTTCAACCATTGATTTATGACTACTTTAAGCAGCTCTTTGCCCAG GTAACGAATCCACCGATCGACCCGTTCAGAGAAAAGATCGTGATGTCGTTGCTCTGCCCGATTGGACCGGAGAGCAATATTCTAGAACCGAACGAGCTTCAAGTGCATCGATTGTTCCTTCCACACCCGATAGTATCCCTCAGAGATCTCGAAGTCATCAAGCAAACGAGCTACAGAGGCTGGAAAACGAAAGTCATCGATATTACGTATCCAGTGTCTGAAGGGCCATCGGGATTGGTGAAAGCCTTGAACCGCGTCGATAACGAAGCCAATAAAGCAGCCAGAGAAGGCTATCAAATTTTGGTTCTATCCGATCGTCAAGCCGGAGCTGAAAG GGTTCCTGTAAGCACCATGCTCGCTCTTGGCTCGGTCCATCATTTCCTCATCGAAGAACGTCAGCGTATGAAAGTCGGCTTAATTGCCGAAACTGGTGAAGCTCGAGAAGTTCATCACATGTGCGTTCTTCTGGGTTACGGCGCAGATGCCATTTGTCCTTATCTCGTTTTCGAGATGGCGAGGAATCTCCGGGAAGAGGGGGTCTTGGACCAATCGTTCAATGATGAGATTATGTACAAG aATTATAGTGAAGCCATGGAACGTGGTATTGCAAAAGTTATGGCGAAGATGGGCATATCCACCCTCCAATCTTACAAAGGAGCCCAAATCTTCGAAGCTGTTGGCCTTGCTGATGAGGTTGTCGATAAATGTTTCAAG GGAACGCATTCGCGAATCGGTGGAGTGACCCTTGATATTCTTGGAAATGAGGCATTCGAACGTCACCAATTGACGTATTACGACAAATCTCCTGATATGCTGGTACTAAGGAATCCTGGCAGTTTCCATTGGCGATCCGGCGGTGAAAAACACATCAACGATCCTATAAGCATCTCGAACTTGCAG GAGTCTGTTACATCGAAGAACTTGCGAGCATATGAGAACTATCGAAAATCAACGATGGAAGCAGTTCAGAATTGTACACTCCGTGGACAGTTGGAGCTCGTAAAATCGAAGGAATCTGTGCCAATAAATGAGGTAGAGGCAGCAGAGGAAATAGTGAAACGGTTCGTAACCGGTGCAATGAGCTTTGGAAGTATTTCATTGGAGGCTCACACGACACTAGCGATTGCGATGAATCGTATAGGAGGAAAGTCGAACACAGGAGAGGGTGGTGAAAACGCGGACAGATATTTGAATCAGGATCCTGAATTCAACAAGCGTTCAGCGATAAAGCAAGTGGCGAGTGGAAGATTCGGTGTGACATCGAGTTATTTGGCGAACGCGGATGatcttcaaataaaaatggcaCAGGGCGCAAAGCCGGGCGAGGGTGGTGAATTACCCGGCTATAAAGTAACCGCAGATATCGCGGCAACCAGGCATTCCGTTGCGGGCGTTGGTCTCATATCGCCACCTCCCCATCACGACATTTACTCGATCGAAGATCTCGCCGAATTGATATACGATCTGAAATGCGCCAATCCGAATGCTCGTATTTCCGTTAAGCTCGTATCCGAAGTCGGTGTCGGGGTCGTAGCCGCCGGAGTTGCCAAGGGTAAGGCAGAGCACGTTGTCATATCCGGTCATGATGGTGGAACAGGTGCGAGCAGTTGGACGGGAATCAAAGCGGCCGGATTACCGTGGGAGTTGGGCGTTGCTGAGACTCATCAAATTCTCACGTTGAACAATCTACGTTCGCGAATGGTTGTCCAGGCCGATGGACAGTTGCGAACGGGTTTCGATATCATAGTTGCGGCCCTTCTGGGTGCGGATGAATTTGGTTTCAGTACAGCCCCTCTAATCGCGATGGGCTGCACGATGATGCGAAAATGTCATTTGAACACTTGTCCCGTCGGTATAGCCACTCAAGATCCTGTATTACGGAAGAAATTTGAAGGAAGCCCAGAACACgtgataaacttttttttcatgctcgcCGAAGAAGTACGCTCTCACATGGCGAGCCTCGGGAtacgaaaattccaagatcTGATCGGTCGCACGGACCTGTTGAAGGTTCGCGATGATATTAAAATCGAGAAAGCTCGAATGTTGAATCTCTCTAATATCCTTAGAAGCGCGCTCGAACTTCGTCCTGGTGTCAACATCAAGGGTGGTTCGGTGaaacaagattttcaattgGAAAATCGTTTGGATAACAAACTCATTGAAGAGGCTAACAAAATACTGAACGGAGAAAAGAAGAGTATTGACATCGAAATGACGATCAACAACGAGTGCCGAGCGTTCGCTTCGACTCTGAGTTATCACATTTCGAAAGCTTACGGCGAGGCTGGTCTGCCGGAACACAGTATTAATATAAGAATGAAGGGATCTGCTGGACAGAGCTTCTGCGCTTTCCTCACGAAGGGCGTACACGTGACCCTTGAGGGTGATGCCAATGATTACGTAGGCAAGGGACTTTGTGGCGGTGAGATTGTCATTTATCCGCCCAAAGAATCAGAATTTTGTTCCGAGGCTAACGTTATCGTGGGTAATGTTTGTTTGTATGGCGCGACTTCCGGTAAAGCGTATTTCCGAGGTATCGCCGCCGAGAGATTCAGCGTTCGTAACAGCGGTGCCATCGTCGTTGTCGAAGGTGTCGGTGATCACGGTTGCGAATATATGACCGGCGGTTGTGCCGTTATCCTTGGCTTGACGGGTCGAAATTTCGCGGCTGGTATGTCAGGCGGTATCGCTTACGTCCTCGACGTTGATGGTTCCTTCAAGAGCAAATGTAATCCCGAAATGGTCGAATTGTTGCCTCTGAACAAGGATGAGGATATTGCTTACGTGAAAACTCTTTTGGAAgaattcatcgaaaaaacTGGTTCGCTCATAGCCCAGGATTTATTGCTTACTTGGCCGGAGCCTACTACTCGTTTCGTTAAAGTATTTCCGTACGAGTATCAGAGAGCCTTGCAGCAATTGGCCGAAGCTAAACAAGTTGCGGAACCGGTCATAAACGGAAATTCTAAAAATTCCGAGGCCGAGGTAAAGGACATTGAAGATTCGATACAGGACGGTGATATGGAGCAACGGAAACTTGATAAAATCAAAGGATTCATGAAGTATAAGAGACAAACGATGGTCTATAGACCGGCGGAAAAACGTCTCAACGATTGGGAAGAAATTTACGACTTCAAGGGCGTGAGAAAGGGATTGAAAGTTCAGGCCGCTAGATGCATGGAATGCGGCGTACCATTTTGTCAGAGCAGTCACGGTTGTCCCCTGGGCAATATTATTCCCAAGTGGAACGATCTTGTGTTTCATTCCAACTGGAAAGAAGCTCTCAATCAATTACTACAGACGAACAATTTCCCCGAGTTCACCGGACGAGTTTGTCCCGCACCTTGCGAAGGTGCTTGCGTTCTTGGAATATCCGAGCCAGCCGTTACGataaaaaacatcgaatgcGCCATCATAGATCACGCCTTCGAGCAAGGCTGGATTGTTCCTCGTCCACCGACCTCGAGAACCGATCGGCGCGTCGCAGTCGTAGGTGGTGGCCCGGCTGGCCTCGCCGCTGCTCATCAACTAAACAAAGCCGGCCACTCGGTTACCGTTTTTGAAAGAAACGATCGTATCGGTGGCCTTCTTCAATATGGCATTCCAACAATGAAACTTTCGAAACAAGTTGTACAGAGGCGAGTCTCTCTCCTTGCCGCCGaaggaattattttcaaaaccgGCGTAGATGTTGGCAAGGACATAACGACTACTCAATTGAAAGAACAATTCGATGCCGTACTCTTGTGCACCGGAGCTACCTGGCCGCGTGATTTACCCATTCCTGGCCGTAATCTCGAGGGTATTCATTTCGCTGTGAGCTTCCTCGAACACTGGCAGAAAAAACAGATGGGCAACGAGGCGCCGTTGAACATGAAACTCATGGCGCAGGACAAAGATGTCATCATCATCGGTGGTGGCGATACTGGCTGTGACTGCATTGCAACCTCCCTCAGACAAGGTGCTAAGACCATCACTACTTTTGAGATTCTTCCCGAACCGCCGATTAAACGCGCGTCTGACAACCCTTGGCCTCAATTCCCAAGGGTTTTCAAAGTCGATTACGGTCACGAAGAGGTTGCACTCAAATTTGGACGTGATCCACGACAATTCAGCACTCTCAGCAAG GAATTCTTGGACGATGGAAAAGGTCATGTCAGCGGCATAAGAACAGTCACGGTGGAGTGGACGAAGGACGAAGCTGGGCGATGGAAAATGGACGAAGTCGCAGGATCCGAGAAGATTTACAAAGCTGATCTCGTTTTGTTGGCCATGGGATTTTTGGGACCCGAAAAATACATTGCAACAGAGCTTGATACGAAACTGGATGCCCGCGGAAATTACGAAACCCCGGAGGGAAAATATGCCACCAGCTTGCCCGGGGTATACGCTGCTGGAG ACTGCAGAAGAGGCCAGTCGCTCGTCGTCTGGGCAATAACGGAAGGTAGACAGGCTGCTCGTGAGATAGATCATGATTTCACGAAAAACAGTCGTTTGCCAGGACCCGGGGGTGTGATAACAACGGTTGTGgcgtaa